In a genomic window of Flavobacterium crassostreae:
- the feoB gene encoding ferrous iron transport protein B encodes MINQNINVALIGNPNVGKTSVFNQLTGLNQQVGNYPGITVEKKIGFCKLPNNVKANILDLPGTYSLNASSIDENVVIELLLNKNDKLYPDVALVVTDVENLKRNLLLFTQIKDLEIPTILVINMADRMEHKGISLDIPYLEEQLKTKIALVSSRKGFGIEALKKLIITYKTISSEPCLNASVIDPEYFDSLRKAFPNQLIYKLWLVITQDVNFLNLERKEIHSSFTKSHSDLKRLQQKETIKRYQFINQTLQKGLKIDTTLAKDFRSKLDRVLTHKVWGYAIFFAILFVIFQSIFEWSKIPMDFIDSSFASLSTLANDQLPAGVLTNLISQGIIPGIGGILIFIPQIAFLFLFISILEESGYMSRVVFLMDKIMRKFGLSGKSVVPLISGTACAIPAIMATRNIENWKERLITILVTPFTTCSARLPVYAIIIALVIPDTHVLGIFNLQGLTLMLLYLLGFGMAILSAYVLNKVMQIKGKTFFVVEMPNYKLPMFKNVAINVVEKTKAFVFGAGKIILAISIILWFLASYGPGKNFKNAAQIIQTQTQNMQLSEQELDNKIATYRLENSYIGIMGKTIEPAISPLGYDWKIGIAIISSFAAREVFVGTLATIYSVGNTDNEDTIKNKMAAEVHPVTGAKIFNFASGVSLLLFYAFALQCASTLAITKKETNSWKWPVGQLVFMSGFAYVVALIAFQILK; translated from the coding sequence ATGATTAATCAAAATATAAATGTTGCTCTAATAGGAAACCCCAATGTAGGTAAAACGTCTGTTTTTAACCAACTAACAGGCCTTAACCAGCAAGTGGGTAATTATCCTGGTATTACGGTCGAAAAAAAAATAGGGTTTTGTAAATTACCCAATAACGTAAAGGCAAATATATTAGATTTGCCCGGAACCTATAGTCTAAACGCCAGTTCTATAGATGAGAATGTAGTCATTGAGCTGCTCTTGAACAAAAACGACAAACTATATCCAGATGTAGCCCTTGTGGTAACGGATGTAGAAAATTTGAAACGTAATTTACTGCTTTTTACCCAAATAAAAGACTTAGAAATACCTACCATACTAGTCATTAACATGGCCGATAGAATGGAACACAAAGGCATTTCGCTGGATATTCCGTATCTTGAAGAGCAATTAAAAACCAAAATTGCTTTGGTGAGTTCCAGAAAAGGTTTTGGAATAGAAGCCTTAAAAAAACTAATCATAACCTACAAGACCATCTCGAGTGAGCCTTGTTTGAATGCGTCTGTAATTGATCCCGAATATTTTGATAGTTTGCGCAAAGCCTTTCCAAACCAATTGATCTATAAACTTTGGTTGGTTATTACCCAAGATGTCAATTTTTTGAATTTAGAACGCAAAGAAATCCATAGTTCTTTTACCAAATCCCATTCGGATTTAAAGCGTTTGCAACAAAAAGAAACCATCAAACGCTACCAATTTATAAACCAAACGCTACAAAAAGGTTTAAAAATAGACACCACTCTTGCCAAAGATTTTCGCTCTAAATTAGACCGCGTGCTGACTCATAAAGTGTGGGGTTATGCCATTTTCTTTGCCATTTTGTTTGTTATATTTCAGTCTATTTTTGAATGGTCGAAAATACCGATGGATTTTATAGACAGTAGTTTTGCCTCTTTGAGCACGCTAGCTAATGACCAATTGCCGGCAGGGGTTTTGACCAATTTGATCTCGCAGGGAATCATTCCTGGTATTGGTGGTATTTTAATTTTCATTCCGCAAATTGCCTTTTTATTTCTATTTATATCTATTCTGGAAGAAAGCGGCTACATGAGTCGGGTGGTTTTTTTGATGGACAAAATTATGCGAAAATTTGGTTTGTCTGGCAAAAGTGTGGTGCCGTTAATCTCGGGAACTGCTTGTGCAATTCCGGCTATTATGGCAACCCGAAACATTGAAAACTGGAAAGAAAGACTGATAACCATACTGGTAACGCCTTTTACCACTTGTTCGGCACGATTACCGGTTTATGCCATTATTATTGCACTTGTAATACCCGATACGCACGTTTTAGGAATTTTTAACCTACAAGGACTTACCTTGATGTTGTTGTATCTTTTGGGCTTTGGTATGGCGATATTATCCGCATATGTATTAAATAAAGTGATGCAAATAAAAGGCAAAACTTTTTTTGTGGTTGAAATGCCCAATTACAAACTCCCTATGTTCAAAAACGTGGCTATCAATGTGGTCGAAAAAACAAAAGCATTTGTATTTGGTGCCGGAAAAATCATATTGGCTATCTCTATTATATTATGGTTTTTGGCCTCGTATGGTCCGGGCAAAAATTTCAAGAATGCAGCGCAAATAATCCAAACGCAAACGCAAAACATGCAGCTGTCTGAGCAAGAACTAGACAACAAAATAGCTACCTACAGATTAGAGAATTCGTATATTGGAATTATGGGCAAAACTATTGAACCGGCTATTTCTCCGTTAGGATATGACTGGAAGATCGGTATTGCCATCATTAGCTCTTTTGCCGCTAGAGAGGTTTTTGTAGGCACTTTGGCAACAATTTATAGTGTCGGAAATACGGATAATGAAGATACTATCAAAAACAAAATGGCTGCCGAGGTGCATCCGGTAACAGGTGCTAAAATATTTAATTTTGCCTCTGGTGTGTCGTTATTATTGTTTTATGCCTTTGCACTGCAATGTGCTAGTACGCTGGCCATCACCAAAAAAGAAACCAACTCTTGGAAATGGCCCGTTGGACAATTGGTATTTATGAGTGGTTTTGCGTATGTGGTGGCGCTTATTGCTTTTCAGATATTAAAATAA
- a CDS encoding FeoB-associated Cys-rich membrane protein, producing MIQEILAFGILAMAVGFLIKKYFFKKKKSDKSCGTNDCGCH from the coding sequence ATGATACAAGAAATACTCGCTTTTGGTATTCTGGCAATGGCTGTTGGGTTTTTAATTAAAAAATATTTTTTTAAGAAAAAAAAATCCGACAAAAGCTGCGGAACCAACGATTGTGGTTGCCATTAG
- a CDS encoding metal-dependent transcriptional regulator has translation MTFSEENYLKQIYHLTVVTNAAVSTNAIAEVMDTKASSVTDMLKKLAEKELINYKKYQGVSLTNQGRLEAKMIVRKHRLWEVFLVEKLDFSWDEVHDIAEQLEHIKSEKLINKLDDFLGNPTEDPHGDPIPNAEGEIFKVEKQLLSDLLVHQKGMCVGVKDTSSEFLKYLDKQEIALGSKIEILAKETFDLSLKVQVDGKHLTISNKIASNLFVKIK, from the coding sequence ATGACCTTTTCCGAAGAAAATTATCTCAAACAAATTTACCACCTCACCGTAGTAACTAATGCCGCCGTAAGCACCAATGCCATAGCCGAAGTGATGGATACCAAAGCATCTTCGGTAACCGACATGCTCAAAAAATTAGCCGAAAAAGAGTTAATTAATTACAAAAAATACCAAGGCGTATCGCTAACCAACCAAGGAAGACTAGAGGCCAAGATGATTGTAAGAAAACACCGTCTATGGGAGGTGTTTTTGGTAGAAAAACTAGATTTTAGCTGGGATGAGGTCCATGATATTGCAGAGCAATTAGAACACATCAAGTCCGAGAAGCTCATCAATAAGTTGGATGATTTTTTGGGAAACCCCACCGAAGATCCTCATGGCGACCCCATACCCAATGCCGAAGGCGAAATATTCAAAGTAGAAAAACAACTCCTTTCGGATCTTTTAGTACACCAAAAAGGCATGTGTGTTGGCGTAAAAGACACCTCTTCAGAATTTTTAAAATACCTAGACAAACAAGAAATAGCCTTAGGCTCCAAGATTGAAATTCTAGCCAAAGAAACCTTTGACCTATCTCTAAAAGTACAAGTAGATGGCAAGCATTTAACGATCTCTAACAAAATAGCCAGCAATTTATTTGTCAAGATAAAGTAA